A region of the Streptomyces durocortorensis genome:
TTGACTCCGGTGCCGTCGCGCAGGCCGTCGGTGAAGTAGGTGTCCACCAGCGCGCCGACGCCCTCGCACACCTGGCGGCGGGTGTCCGGGTCGAGGGCGGGGAAGTCCTTCTGGAGGAGCTTGGAGAGCTCCCAGTCGAAGTGGCGCTTGAGCACCGCGTCACGCTGCGGACCCGCGGGGATCAGAGCGGCTGTGTGCTCCATGATCCTTGCGGTGCACCGGAGCCGGGCCAGGTGGTTCGCCCGGTAGGTGATGTTGCTGGCGTCGCCGCGCTTGACCGCGTAGTAGCAGGTGTAGTCGGAGATCACGGAGATCTTCCGGGCCCGGACGCACGCCTCGATGGTGAACGGCTGGTCGCTGCCGACCGGCAGGTCCTCGGGGAAGCGGAGTCCGTGCTTCTCCACCAGTTCACGGCGGAAGAGCTTGGTGTTGGCCAGCGTGAAGGGAAGCGCCGAGTCGTAGAGGCTGATGCTGGGATGGTTCCCGTCGTACAGCTTCTGGTGGACGTAGCGCCCGTTCGTGCCGACCATCCTGCCGACGACCACGTCCGACTCGTTGGCGTCGGCACAGGCGACCATCCGCTCCAGCGCCTCTTCGCCGAGATAGTCGTCCGCACCTATGAAATAGACGAAACGGCCTGTGGCCACGCCCAGCGCCCGGTTACTCGGCGCGGCAGGGCCCCCGGAGTTCGGCTGGTGGATCACCTTCACCACGTCGGGGTAGCGCTCGGCGAACCGGTCGAGCTCCGCACCGCTCCCGTCGGTCGACCCGTCGTCGACGGCCACGACCTCCAGCCGCTCCGGGCCGATGCTCTGCCGGACCAGGGAGTTCAGACACTCCGTGAGGTAGGGCATGGTGTTGTAGACGGCGACGACGACGGTGACATCGGGGTCTCGTGTCATGCCATCACCTGGGAGCCCGGCTGTTCCGCGTCCACCGGTGCCGCTCCGGTGAGCCGCGTGTACACGCCGTCCAGGACCTCGGCCTGAGCCTCCCAGGTCCAGTTCTCCAGCAGCCCCTCGCGTCCGTAGGCAGCGCGGTACTTCGCCGGGTCTGCGAGCACCGACTTGACCGCCCGTACGTAGTCGGACACGTCCTCAGCGGTGAAGACCTCGCCCTGGCCGGTCCGGGCGACCATCTCCCCCATCGTCTTGACGTCGCTCACCACGAACGGCAGGCGGGCGTGGGAGTACTCGAAGAACTTGGTGATCAGGGCGATCTCGTGGTTCGGCCAGTGGTGGATGGGGATGACGCCCACGTCCGCCGCTGACAGGAAGGGGACCACCTGGTAGTGAGGCACGTACGGCAGGATGTGCAGCCGGTCGGAGACACCCAGTTCGGCGGCGCGCTCCTTGAGCTCCTGCATGTACGCCGAGTTGGGCCGCAGGACGACGAAGGCCACGTGCGTGCCGGGGAGCTGGGGCAGTCCCTCGACCATGACGTCGAGGCCCCGCTGCGGCGCCGCAGCGCCGCTGTAGACCGCCAGCGGGACGTCCGGACCGATGCCGCACAGTTCACGCAGGTCGGGCACCGGCTCCGCGGCCTGCTCCGGAGAGATCTCGGCGTCCGGGGCGTTGAGCACCACCTCCGGCAGGGCCTTCAGGCCGTGACGCTCGACCAGCATCTCCGCCAGGGTGCTGGAGACGGTGGTGACGGCGTCGGCGTACTTCGCGTACTCCCGCTCGTGCCCGCACTGCGCGACGTGCCAGCGCGGGTGCGGGCTCCACGGCTTGATGCCGGGCAGGAACTCGTGCACGTCCCAGAGGAGCTTGACCGTCCGCCCCTTGGCCTCGGCGCGCAGCTTCGCCCGCGCGGCCACGCCGAGCATGCGGAAGTCGTTGGCGTGGATCACGTCGGGTTCGAGCCGGTCGATGACCTTCCCGTACGCCAGCTCGAAGTCCCACAGGGCCGGGTCGAGGCGTCGCCAGGCCCGGTCACCCATGGTGCGAATCCAGAAAGCCGTGGTGAAACGGTCCAGCCGCGAATCCATGCTCTTGCGACGCTGTGCGAGCGCCTCAGTGCGACCGGCCCGGAGGTGCACCCACTTGCTCAGCGTCTTCGCCAGCAGACGGGGAGGCAGCAGACGTGCGGTGCCCAGCGGCGACCCGCTGCGCCTGGCTTCGACGCTCCGGACGTTCAGCTCGGCGCGCCAGGCCTTCATCCGCTGCTTGCGGTACTCGGCGAGCG
Encoded here:
- a CDS encoding glycosyltransferase family 2 protein; its protein translation is MTRDPDVTVVVAVYNTMPYLTECLNSLVRQSIGPERLEVVAVDDGSTDGSGAELDRFAERYPDVVKVIHQPNSGGPAAPSNRALGVATGRFVYFIGADDYLGEEALERMVACADANESDVVVGRMVGTNGRYVHQKLYDGNHPSISLYDSALPFTLANTKLFRRELVEKHGLRFPEDLPVGSDQPFTIEACVRARKISVISDYTCYYAVKRGDASNITYRANHLARLRCTARIMEHTAALIPAGPQRDAVLKRHFDWELSKLLQKDFPALDPDTRRQVCEGVGALVDTYFTDGLRDGTGVKRRVRFGLARRGAVEELTRAIAEETDHGAPPFLLEGDRAFAVYPGFRDAAVGLDERYYEVLGETVAGRLSAGTRLESADWEQHGEELALTVKLRVGVTGDTASAVVALAQGAMPQSADKPGARKLPKDAPRPKRTGTLTAGTAEDGGTLLTARIPLAAARAKRGVRLYADVAGSTYEIPVRTEGQPLPLARRWGSTAPHRVAANPNTKGRLVITTAPLWEPKPSVGARLRRTLSRSKSVGARLRRTLSRSKRK
- a CDS encoding glycosyltransferase family 4 protein — translated: MAIDSSAAGPERSSRGKIVMLVDNGVNGDSRVQKEARSAAEAGWDVVLLGKSPTKKNQKWWLGDAQVRLLHVPTPMHRRRHEYRRAVLRSPLAYPPGPLAEYRKQRMKAWRAELNVRSVEARRSGSPLGTARLLPPRLLAKTLSKWVHLRAGRTEALAQRRKSMDSRLDRFTTAFWIRTMGDRAWRRLDPALWDFELAYGKVIDRLEPDVIHANDFRMLGVAARAKLRAEAKGRTVKLLWDVHEFLPGIKPWSPHPRWHVAQCGHEREYAKYADAVTTVSSTLAEMLVERHGLKALPEVVLNAPDAEISPEQAAEPVPDLRELCGIGPDVPLAVYSGAAAPQRGLDVMVEGLPQLPGTHVAFVVLRPNSAYMQELKERAAELGVSDRLHILPYVPHYQVVPFLSAADVGVIPIHHWPNHEIALITKFFEYSHARLPFVVSDVKTMGEMVARTGQGEVFTAEDVSDYVRAVKSVLADPAKYRAAYGREGLLENWTWEAQAEVLDGVYTRLTGAAPVDAEQPGSQVMA